One Felis catus isolate Fca126 chromosome D1, F.catus_Fca126_mat1.0, whole genome shotgun sequence DNA segment encodes these proteins:
- the LOC101086420 gene encoding putative olfactory receptor 5AK3 has translation MEQNNGTEISEFILLGFAGQRKSWHILFIVFLVIYVAILVGNIGMILLIKIDSCLRTPMYFFLQHLAFVDLCYTSAITPKMLQNFVQTEQSISFIGCMVQLLVYGAFATTDCYILAAMAVDRYVAICNPLRYPIVMSQRVCIQLLFGSYFIGFLNASVNTSFTFSLSFCKSNKINHFFCDEPPILALSCSNIDFNIMLLTVFVGFNLMFTVLVVIFSYIYILAAILKISSIAGKKKAFSTCASHLTAVTVFYGTLSYMYLHHGTNESQEQEKMASVFYGIMIPMLNPLIYSLRNQDVKEALKVVTKKCFWFDH, from the coding sequence ATGGAACAAAACAATGGCACTGAAATAAGTGAGTTCATTCTCCTGGGATTTGCTGGTCAACGCAAGTCGTGGCATATTCTCTTCATAGTATTTCTAGTGATCTACGTGGCCATCCTAGTGGGCAATATTGGAATGATCCTACTCATCAAGATTGATTCTTGCCTTCGTACCCCGATGTATTTTTTCCTCCAACATTTGGCATTTGTTGATCTCTGCTACACCTCTGCTATCACTCCCAAAATGCTGCAAAACTTTGTACAAACAGAGCAATCCATCTCATTCATAGGGTGTATGGTGCAATTACTAGTCTATGGTGCTTTTGCAACGACTGACTGTTACATCTTGGCTGCAATGGCAGTGGACCGGTATGTCGCCATCTGCAATCCACTCCGCTATCCAATAGTCATGTCCCAGAGAGTCTGCATTCAACTCCTATTTGGCTCATACTTCATAGGTTTTCTAAATGCCTCTGTAAACAcaagttttactttttcactGAGCTTTTGCAAATCCAATAAAATTAACCACTTTTTCTGTGATGAACCCCCAATTTTAGCTCTCTCTTGCTCCAACATTGACTTCAACATCATGCTACTAACTGTCTTTGTGGGGTTTAACCTAATGTTCACTGTGCTGGTTGTCATCTTTTCCTACATATATATCCTGGCTGCCATCCTGAAGATATCTTCCATTGCAGGGAAGAAAAAAGCCTTCTCCACGTGTGCCTCCCACCTGACAGCAGTCACTGTTTTCTATGGGACTCTGTCTTACATGTATCTGCACCATGGGACCAATGAGTCTCAAGAGCAAGAAAAAATGGCTTCTGTGTTTTATGGCATTATGATCCCCATGTTAAACCCCCTCATCTACAGCCTGAGAAACCAAGATGTGAAGGAAGCCCTAAAAGTGGTTACAAAGAAGTGCTTCTGGTTTGAtcattga